The following are from one region of the Deltaproteobacteria bacterium genome:
- a CDS encoding DUF1788 domain-containing protein, which yields MARIEDLAERYGRHIATPWQRTVAGAQRVLMLVYDKELERTLRARKKAFETATLQAGHDWYEVDVTDAFATWMAANDYREEYFASPQDLQLNLEAEFAEYVAERFRQTLTRPDVTETSVVAVFGVGALFGFTRVSQVLKMVETDIRGRLAVFFPGQFERNNYRLLDARDGWNYLAVPITLNGEGDGT from the coding sequence ATGGCTCGCATCGAAGATCTCGCCGAGCGCTACGGCAGGCACATCGCAACGCCCTGGCAGCGCACCGTCGCCGGAGCGCAGCGCGTACTGATGCTGGTCTATGACAAGGAACTCGAACGCACGCTGCGCGCCCGCAAGAAGGCGTTCGAGACGGCCACGCTGCAGGCGGGACACGATTGGTACGAAGTCGACGTCACCGACGCTTTCGCGACGTGGATGGCTGCCAACGATTACCGCGAGGAGTACTTCGCGTCGCCGCAGGATCTTCAGCTCAACCTTGAAGCCGAGTTCGCCGAGTATGTTGCCGAGCGCTTCCGTCAGACGCTGACGCGGCCTGACGTGACAGAGACATCCGTTGTCGCTGTCTTTGGTGTTGGCGCATTGTTCGGATTCACGCGTGTCTCGCAAGTGCTGAAGATGGTCGAGACCGACATCCGCGGCAGGCTCGCGGTTTTCTTTCCCGGACAATTCGAGCGGAACAATTACCGCCTGCTCGATGCTCGCGATGGATGGAACTACTTGGCCGTACCGATCACATTGAACGGCGAGGGGGATGGGACATGA